The Bacillota bacterium region GGGCGATGGTTGTGTCCACCAGGGCCCCCGCGGAGCGCTGGGCGCTGGTGGAAACCGGCGTGAGGCTCCACGGGTGGTTTCCCGCCAGCAACTACCTTGACCCTCCCGTGGGTTCTCCCTGCTTTGGGGTTGAGGGGCACAAGACCATCGCCTACGAGATAGCGGAGGCACTCTCCTGGGACTGCCCCGAGTTCGTGGCGGTTCCCGTGGCCTACGGTGACGGGCTGGCTGGTATCGGAAAGGGGTTTTGGGAACTAGAGCGACTGGGCCTGGTGGAGAGGGTGCCCAGGCTGGTGGCGGTGGAGGTGTCTGGCTCCCTGGGTGTGGCCCTGGGGAGGGGGTGCGACCGGGTGGAGGAGGCGCCCTGGGCTGATCCCGTCGCCTACTCCATAGCGGTGAAGGCAAGCACCTACCAGGCCCTGGCCGCCATCCGGCAGTCAGGTGGGCTGGCAGTGAGGGTTACCGGACCAGAAATCCTCGCAGCCCAGGAGGCACTGGCCTCCCGGGAGGGCCTCTATGCTGAGGCCTCCTCCGCCGCTTCCCTGGCTGGGGTGGCCAGGCTCCGGGAGGCAGGGGAGATCAGGGGTGCAGACCGGGTGGCCTGCCTACTCACATCAGGAGGCCTGAAGCAGCCCCCGGAGGGAGGCTCTCCTCCCGTCCCCCTGGTTTCCGGCTGGCATGGCTTGCAGGAGGCCCTCAGGGATGCCTATGGTTTCCCGGTGCACTGATCCAAGGGCTTGGAGAATGGGGTTTGCAGCGAGAACGGGAAGGGGTTGATGGGGTGAAGAGGATCGCCATGATGGAGGGGGCCAGGCGTCTCCTGGAGGTGTGTGCCGGCACCAGGCCTGGCGAGAGGGTGCTGGTGGCTACGGATGTTAGCATGCCCTTGAGCGTAAGCCAGGCGCTGTTCTCCGCAGCCCTGAACCTCGGCGCCATTCCGGTCTTGGCGGTGATGGGCTTCCCCATGGGGGAGGAACCGCCGGAGCCGGTGGCCGCGGCCATGCTATCCAGCGATGTGATCCTGGCGCCCACCTCAAGGAGTCTCTATCACACCAAGGCGTGCAGGGAGGCGTGCGAGAGGGGGGCAAGGCTCCTGGCCATAACGGAGTGCCTGGAGGACACCCTGATGAAGGGCGGCATAATGGCGGACTTCCGGGGGCTTGAGCCTGTTGTGCAGAGGGCTGCCGGGATACTGGCCAAGGGCAGCTGGATCAGGATAACGACACCCGCGGGCACGGACATCAGTGCCAGCATTGAGGGGAGACCGGGGAACGCCAACACCGGTGTGTGCCAAAGGCCCGGGATGAGGATGGGGGTTCCCGACATCGAGGTGAACTCCCCTCCCATTGAGACCACCACCCAGGGCCAACTCGTGATAGACGCGAGCATCGGCCAGATCGGTCTCCTGAGCCAGCCAGTGGTGGTCGAGATCGATGGGGGCCGGGCTGTGTCCATCCAGGGCGGCCCTGAGGCTAAGGCCATGAAGGAAGTGCTGGACAAGACTGGGGACCCGGCCTCTTACGTTGTGGCGGAGCTGGCGGTGGGGCTCAACCCCGAGGCCTCTGTGGTGGGTCGTATCATAGAGGACGAGGGCGCCTACCTCACAGGCCATGTGGGGTTCGGAGACAATATAGGGCATGGTGGGGCCAGTAAGGCCCCCATCCACCTGGACGTGGTATTCTGGCACCCCACCGTGGAGGTGGACGGCCAGGTGATCTTCAAGGAGGGGTTAATAGCCTTCCAGTGAGAGAAGGCCCTCCCCTTTCCCGGGGGGGAGGGTGGCAAAGCACACTACGGCCAATCCATGGTCCAAGAACCCCTGGGGTGACGATGCAAGGTCCCGGGGGAAACACGCAGGGGAGGAGTACCCCATGCCTCTCATGACCGCTGGTGAGTACCTGGATAGCCTGCGGCGGATGAAGCCCACTGTCTACATCCTGGGTGAGAGGGTTGACAGTCCCACGGAGGACCCTCACATAAGGGCCTCCATCAACGCCACCGCCGCCACCTACGAGCTGGCCTTTGACCAGGAGTACAGGCACATAGCCTTGGTGGAGTCTCCCCTAACGGGGGGGATGATAAACAGGTTCAACCACGTGGCCTCATCCATCGAGGACCTGGTGGCCCGGGTCAAGATCAACAGGGTCCTGGGGCAGAGGGTGGGAACCTGTTTCCAGCGGTGCACGGGGCTGGATGGCCTGAGCGCCCTCTCCATTACCACATACAACATGGACAGGAGGTATGGCACCCAGTACCACCAGCGCTTCCTCGGGTTCCTTCGCTACATGCAGGAGAACGACTACTCGGGCCACATAGCCGTTACCGACGTCAAGGGTGACAGGAGTAAGAGGCCACACCAGCAGGCGGACCCCGACCTCTATCTGCGGGTGGTGGAGCGCAATGAGGATGGCATTGTTGTGCGGGGCGCCAAGGCTCACCAGACAGGCTCCCTGAACTCCCACGAGACGATAGTGCTGCCCACAACAGCCCTCCAGGAGGCTGACACGGACTATGCGGTGGCCTTCAGCATCCCCGTGGACACGCCAGGGCTGGTCCACATCTACGGCCGGGGTACCCTTGACAGCAGGGAAGTTGAAGGGGTGGACCTGGGGAACTGCTTCTACGGCAAGTACTGCACCCTTGTGGTTTTCGATGACGTCTTCGTACCATGGGACAGGGTCTTCATGTGCGGGGAGTGGGAGTTCGCCGGGGAGATGGTGTCTCGTTTCTCCTCCTACCACCGCCAGTCCCACGGGGGGTGCAAGAGCGGGCTCCTGGACGTGGTGTCCGGCGCCGCCTACACCATGGCGGAGTACAATGGTACCGCCAAGGTGTCCCACATCAGGGAGAAGCTCACCGACATCATCCACAGGGCTGAGACCATCTACGCCTGTACCCTGGCCTCCTCCTACGAGGGGCACCGGGAACCCTCGGGCACCTACGCGGTTAACAGCGTGCTGGCCAACGCCGCCAAGATACACGAGGGGCGCGATCTGGTGGAGGCCATGCGGCTTCTCCTGGATATAGCAGGGGGACTCGTTGGTACGATGCCTTCGGAACTTGACCTCCAGAACCCCGCCACCGGGGCTTTCTTAGAGAAGTACCTGAAAGGGGTGGAGGGGGTGCAGACTCGAGACCGCATGAGAATGTTCAGGCTGGTTGAGAAACTGGCCATGGAGAGCCGGGACCTTGTGTCGGCGGTCCACGGAGGGGGCTCGCCCCAGGCCCACCGCCTAACCATCCTCAGGGAAACGGACCTCGAGGCGAAGGCGAGGCTTGCCCGGAGGCTGGCAGGGATCCAAGATGGCCCAAGCCCAGGGTTAGCACCTGGGGTGCGCCCTTGAACCCTGATCCGGGACAGGCCTACTTCCGCGAGGACATGAGGGCCAGGTGCCGGGGGGCCTCACCGCCTGGCCTTGCCCGCTTCAGCCTGTGGTAGACGGTGTGAAGCCTGTCGAAGTGCCCCGATAGACATAACACTTCGGGGTGCCTTAGGTTCCCGCCCACCCTCTCCACAGCGGCGGTGATTTCCCGCCTCACGCGTTCCATCTCCTCCAGCAAGGCTCCCACCTCAAGTAGTCCCAGCCCCTCTTCTGCCAGAGAACCCATTGAGTTTCTCTCTCCTGTCTGCCTGCGGGGGAATAGGGGTATGCTTCCGCTAAGGAACAGCATCGCTTCTTCAAGTCTATTCGCTGGCATCCGGGCATGTCAATGGGCAAATGACAGTGGCGGCTAGGAACGTGCCTTAAGGTGGGGTTCCGTGCTACACTGGAATTGACGAAAGAGGCATTGGAGGCCCAATGAGCAGGTTCGCTGAACGGTTAAGACAGACCAGGATATCTCGAGGCCTCACCCAGGAACGCCTGGC contains the following coding sequences:
- a CDS encoding pyridoxal-phosphate dependent enzyme, producing the protein MSLECPRCGRVYPFSSGHGDCGACRAQGAPSNLTVLYDYPSVPWTRETFRDREHSMWRYQELLPVAAQDRVSLGEGMTPLLHCGNLGALVGLDHLYVKDESQNPTWSFKDRLCSVAVSRAKGTGASLVVVSSTGNHGISAAAYSARAGLSCLVLTLEGAPPAVKGLMRACGAMVVSTRAPAERWALVETGVRLHGWFPASNYLDPPVGSPCFGVEGHKTIAYEIAEALSWDCPEFVAVPVAYGDGLAGIGKGFWELERLGLVERVPRLVAVEVSGSLGVALGRGCDRVEEAPWADPVAYSIAVKASTYQALAAIRQSGGLAVRVTGPEILAAQEALASREGLYAEASSAASLAGVARLREAGEIRGADRVACLLTSGGLKQPPEGGSPPVPLVSGWHGLQEALRDAYGFPVH
- a CDS encoding leucyl aminopeptidase; protein product: MKRIAMMEGARRLLEVCAGTRPGERVLVATDVSMPLSVSQALFSAALNLGAIPVLAVMGFPMGEEPPEPVAAAMLSSDVILAPTSRSLYHTKACREACERGARLLAITECLEDTLMKGGIMADFRGLEPVVQRAAGILAKGSWIRITTPAGTDISASIEGRPGNANTGVCQRPGMRMGVPDIEVNSPPIETTTQGQLVIDASIGQIGLLSQPVVVEIDGGRAVSIQGGPEAKAMKEVLDKTGDPASYVVAELAVGLNPEASVVGRIIEDEGAYLTGHVGFGDNIGHGGASKAPIHLDVVFWHPTVEVDGQVIFKEGLIAFQ
- a CDS encoding 4-hydroxyphenylacetate 3-hydroxylase N-terminal domain-containing protein, giving the protein MPLMTAGEYLDSLRRMKPTVYILGERVDSPTEDPHIRASINATAATYELAFDQEYRHIALVESPLTGGMINRFNHVASSIEDLVARVKINRVLGQRVGTCFQRCTGLDGLSALSITTYNMDRRYGTQYHQRFLGFLRYMQENDYSGHIAVTDVKGDRSKRPHQQADPDLYLRVVERNEDGIVVRGAKAHQTGSLNSHETIVLPTTALQEADTDYAVAFSIPVDTPGLVHIYGRGTLDSREVEGVDLGNCFYGKYCTLVVFDDVFVPWDRVFMCGEWEFAGEMVSRFSSYHRQSHGGCKSGLLDVVSGAAYTMAEYNGTAKVSHIREKLTDIIHRAETIYACTLASSYEGHREPSGTYAVNSVLANAAKIHEGRDLVEAMRLLLDIAGGLVGTMPSELDLQNPATGAFLEKYLKGVEGVQTRDRMRMFRLVEKLAMESRDLVSAVHGGGSPQAHRLTILRETDLEAKARLARRLAGIQDGPSPGLAPGVRP